One stretch of Candidatus Epulonipiscium sp. DNA includes these proteins:
- the cas7c gene encoding type I-C CRISPR-associated protein Cas7/Csd2 yields the protein MLNNKYDFLVVLSVKNANPNGDPLNGNRPRINYDGIGEISDVCIKRKIRNRLMQNGKRVFVQSDDNKMDGYKSLKERAEKTLPKDVLKDKDKLYEAACKEWIDVRAFGQVFAFKGGETKGVSTGVRGPISIQSAFSVSPINTTSIQITKSVNSEGDGKNKSSDTMGMKHRVDFGLYTFAGSINPQLASKTGLDDKDVEDIKTALIELFENDASSARPEGSMEIMKVFWWKHNSPNGQYSSAKVHKSVKINLKKGIVEPKEINDYVISVEPLKGLEMEEIDGR from the coding sequence ATGTTAAATAATAAGTATGATTTCTTAGTGGTTCTTAGTGTGAAAAATGCAAACCCCAATGGTGATCCCTTAAATGGAAACAGGCCACGCATTAATTATGACGGTATAGGTGAAATATCGGATGTATGCATTAAGCGTAAAATAAGAAATAGGCTAATGCAAAATGGGAAAAGGGTATTCGTTCAATCAGATGATAATAAAATGGATGGGTATAAAAGTTTAAAAGAGCGAGCTGAAAAGACTCTACCTAAAGATGTTCTTAAAGATAAGGATAAATTATATGAGGCAGCATGCAAGGAATGGATAGATGTTAGGGCCTTTGGACAAGTGTTTGCTTTTAAAGGTGGAGAAACAAAAGGGGTATCAACAGGAGTAAGAGGGCCTATATCTATTCAAAGTGCATTTAGTGTATCACCTATTAATACTACGAGTATTCAAATTACAAAGAGTGTTAATAGTGAGGGAGATGGAAAAAACAAATCTTCAGATACTATGGGTATGAAACATCGTGTAGATTTTGGTTTATATACTTTTGCAGGAAGTATCAATCCACAGCTGGCATCAAAAACAGGATTGGATGATAAGGACGTAGAGGATATAAAAACAGCCCTAATTGAACTTTTTGAAAATGATGCGTCATCGGCAAGACCTGAAGGTAGTATGGAAATAATGAAGGTATTTTGGTGGAAACACAATAGTCCTAATGGACAATATTCTTCAGCGAAGGTTCATAAAAGTGTTAAAATTAATCTAAAAAAGGGTATTGTTGAGCCAAAAGAAATAAACGACTATGTTATTTCGGTTGAGCCCTTAAAAGGATTAGAAATGGAAGAGATTGATGGAAGATAG
- the cas8c gene encoding type I-C CRISPR-associated protein Cas8c/Csd1, with protein sequence MSWIQRLYDTYENNISQVGVIESEDTTPLLPIYHTIVQAQIEVVIDGKGNFLRAHILDKDSPSIIIPCTEESGGRAGKYPVPHPLCDKVQYLAGDYKKYGGEKWHGYEDYCKNLYQWAVSNDTHGKVKAIYEYVKKGTLIENLINAKVYTLDDKGNVENNDDFIRWCVEQIDIKESRVWRDISLFKSWEKYYSSSLTSKGFCQVLGKHLPTAINHPKNIYNKCANAKIISSNDSNGFTYRGRFLNSTQSYGVSYEVSQKAHNAVKWLISKQGYNNGKKTIICWRTSKVEIANIFYDTFDLLSGEDQGSENAVTYTGEEVANKINMKLRGYNSKLDELDHVVLMSLESVTDGRLSITYYQEMNPEDFIDKLEKWHTTCNWIHHYKKPHVFVGAPAPMDIANTIFGEGKQVNTKVKMQVIDRILTCITDGQKIPLDLVQNSVRRTVNRVAFEKQWNFDKSLSITCALYKKYCYDYKKEEISMALDKERRSRDYLYGRLLAIAQNVERWALDTNDENRLTNADRLMQRFSQYPFSTWKAIELALKPSFTRLKGKGKSRESLIDEIMNLFEPEDFIKDTALSGEFLLGYHCQRAALRKKEEVKC encoded by the coding sequence ATGAGTTGGATTCAAAGACTTTATGATACATATGAAAATAATATTTCACAAGTAGGAGTTATAGAAAGTGAAGATACAACTCCTCTACTGCCCATATATCATACTATTGTACAGGCGCAGATTGAAGTGGTTATTGATGGAAAGGGTAATTTTTTAAGAGCCCATATCTTAGATAAGGATAGCCCTAGCATAATTATACCTTGCACAGAAGAATCAGGTGGTAGAGCAGGTAAATATCCAGTTCCACATCCATTATGTGATAAGGTACAATATCTAGCTGGGGATTATAAGAAATATGGAGGCGAAAAATGGCATGGATATGAAGATTACTGCAAAAACTTATATCAATGGGCAGTATCCAATGATACCCATGGGAAGGTAAAAGCCATTTATGAATATGTAAAAAAAGGAACTCTTATAGAAAACTTGATAAATGCAAAGGTATATACCTTGGATGATAAAGGGAATGTGGAAAATAATGATGATTTTATAAGATGGTGTGTTGAACAAATAGATATAAAAGAAAGTCGTGTATGGAGGGATATTAGTCTTTTTAAGAGTTGGGAAAAATATTATAGTTCTTCATTGACATCAAAAGGCTTTTGCCAAGTATTAGGCAAGCATTTACCCACTGCTATAAATCATCCTAAAAACATATATAATAAGTGTGCTAATGCAAAAATAATAAGTTCTAATGATTCTAACGGATTTACTTACAGAGGAAGATTTCTAAATTCCACTCAAAGTTATGGGGTAAGTTACGAAGTTTCTCAAAAGGCCCATAATGCCGTGAAGTGGCTAATATCAAAGCAAGGATATAATAATGGTAAAAAAACGATTATTTGCTGGAGAACATCTAAGGTAGAAATTGCTAATATTTTTTATGATACTTTTGATTTACTAAGTGGGGAAGATCAAGGAAGTGAAAATGCAGTTACTTATACAGGGGAAGAAGTTGCCAATAAAATTAATATGAAATTACGTGGATACAATTCAAAACTAGATGAACTTGATCACGTTGTATTAATGAGTCTCGAATCAGTTACCGATGGAAGATTATCCATTACATATTATCAGGAAATGAATCCCGAAGATTTTATCGACAAATTAGAAAAGTGGCATACAACCTGCAATTGGATTCATCATTATAAAAAACCTCATGTATTCGTTGGAGCTCCGGCCCCTATGGATATCGCAAATACAATTTTTGGCGAGGGAAAGCAAGTTAATACAAAAGTTAAAATGCAGGTGATAGATAGAATTTTAACTTGTATCACGGATGGACAAAAGATACCTTTAGATTTAGTTCAGAATTCCGTTAGAAGAACAGTAAATAGGGTTGCATTTGAAAAACAATGGAATTTTGACAAATCTCTTAGTATCACTTGTGCATTATATAAAAAGTATTGCTATGATTATAAGAAGGAGGAAATAAGTATGGCACTGGATAAGGAAAGACGAAGTAGAGATTATCTATATGGCAGACTATTAGCCATAGCTCAAAATGTTGAAAGATGGGCATTGGATACAAATGATGAAAATCGACTAACAAATGCAGATAGATTAATGCAGAGGTTTTCCCAGTATCCATTTTCAACATGGAAAGCAATCGAATTAGCGCTAAAACCATCTTTCACAAGACTAAAAGGAAAAGGTAAAAGTAGGGAGAGCTTAATTGATGAAATAATGAATTTATTTGAACCGGAAGACTTCATAAAAGATACAGCATTATCCGGTGAATTTTTATTAGGTTATCACTGCCAACGTGCAGCATTAAGAAAAAAGGAGGAAGTAAAATGTTAA